ccgctaatcatttatttaagctcagtttttaaaaccttaggatgtaactacagcccagcccatgcagcagtatatgaatgactaacctcgtattgtggatggattatctcagttgttctcctggctgaagtttggtccttttacagcatcctgccatgcgattacatttgttcctgaccaccgagaacactcacgttaacttttatccagtggaaaaaagttatcttgtttatattatgctaacatagctgtgtcgctagcggtcacgtagcacatcattatataccagctagcccaacttcagtaaccctacaaacgtcactgctgtttagttttctgtcttcatttatgttggaagtgacagcagagctgtacgttttaatttgtttccaaaaccccgcagtcaggacatgctatattgtatttagatagaagctagcgagctaactccctgctaacttctaactccgttaaatgtcataaattccgttttcatggatgcctggatgttaaactcaattgttacacctggtagagcagaacactgatcattttattaaagatgaaagactttagacagttttcaactctcagtaatgccacagtgatcgtttgatatatggacctgcagcggagtttaggtccagacacggctagtgacgtaaatggtaaatggcctgtatttatatagcactttactagtccctaaggaccccaaagcgctttacatatccagtcatccacccattcacacactggtgatggcaagctacattgtagccacagctgccctggggcgcactgacagaggcgaggctgccggacactggcgccaccgggccctctgaccaccaccagtaggcaacgggtgaagtgtcttgcccaaggacacaacgacgtcagactgaacaaccggatatcaATCGTTCTTATTttgcctttcaaaataagagccctTTCAAATTGCCCACACGGGAAATAATCTTTCAATGAATTCTGATTTCTCTAAAAAGACAAATTCTTGTTTACACTGCATAATTTCCATCTGGGTCAAGAGTAAGCAaacccacagtgataccatatcaatttgtttctttatgcttttgtttattctgaTTATGTACTCCGTTAtgatttgccatttgttaggtttcccTGGTCCCACTTCTGTCtgcttgtgaatctgtctgtttagttctgtgtcttgtctggttctctgtgtctgagcttcctgttttattctgaaggtccccgtctcatgtgagtgtgttcagtttccGTTTCCTCCGTCCCGTCAGCGCTGACTTcttccagctgtgttgccctcctgtctctcatcccctgatcactgctgtgtgtatttaagccctgtgtgttctcctgcctgttgccagTTCGTCTGTGTTTCACGGTGTCCTGTTCCTCGTCTGCGGCTCTCCGGTATCGTCTCaggtttgttatttagtttatccagtttaggtttctttaGTTCCCTCTCATCCCTCGCTGCCTGTTTGCCACTACACCaccctgtaaataaacatcactcgAATCATCATTCATCACCTGCATTTTGGGGCCTCCTTGTCTGATGttgctttccaaaataaaagccttttcaaattgcccatatatgacttactcttttaatgatttcaaaatgctcttaaattgaaatttgctgtttccacaggatgaatccatgttagatcaacagtatccaaCCCGACAGTAAAACCATGTAAATTTCAAGTTGctctgattttgcctttcaaattaatggccCGTCGAATTTGCCCATATGTGATATAGtctttcaattatttcagaatgttttaaaaataaattgctgtttccacGGGATAATTTCCCTCTAGATCAACAGTGTACACTATCACGGGGATATCAAGTCAATTTCAAGTCGCCTTGATTTTGCCTTTCAAAGTAATGGCCCGTTGAAATTGCCCATGTATGACCCACTCTTTCACTGACTTCAGAATCCCATTAAAAGCAAAGTTAAGCATCTTTGTTctctgtgaaagaaaaaaactacagAGACTTCCATCTTTAATATACAGCACCCAGCAGGAGGTGAAGGGTCAGAGCACTGAGTTTCTGTCCTGGATTTTTTGGAGTATTTCTCCGTCTCCTGGAAACAGAGAAAGCAGCTTTCCTGCCGAGCTGTCCGGCCGCTCCCGGGCGGGCAGGAAGCGACCGGACGCTGCCAGCGCTTCCACGTCAGAGGAGCCAGAGCCGCTGCTGTCAGCCAGTCAGAGAGCGACTGGACGCCGGCTCACTGTGACGTCTTTGTCAGCGAATGAAGCGCGCTTTGTCTGCAGCTGCTGACATCACCTGCAGTCAGACACCAGAGGGGAGCTAAATGTAGACTGTACTTAAACGATGGACGCCTGACACCACTGCAggtatttattacacagattCTGACGCAGAGTCCTGGGAGCGCCGCTTTTCTTCAGCTGCAGCTCAATGCATGACTCCAACCTCTGCTGGAAACAGCGGCGCGGACGCTATCGTGTAAGGCAGCTCGGGAGGGTTGGGGGTCGTGGCACACGGCGCGGCACCGCTCTTAGAGGGGCGACTGTGCGACGTCCAGCTGCCGCCTGAAGCTGCACACACGCCTTTGTCCAAACACTCGTTTTGACTGAAGCCACTTGAAGCTGCCAGCCGAGGATTGGTGTGAGGAGGACTAAAGATGGACACCCACACCATAATGGAGCCTCTGTGTGTCCCCAGGCCCAGCCAACAGGACGCTCTCTGTTCTGTGAAGTAACGATTGAGCAcataaactgatcacactcctgtgacctctgacccctttAAGGCTGTCAAACGGGTCAGAAACCGGACTTTCTGTCTAAGGTAACCTGTGTAAAAGTGGCAGCCATGTTTCTTTTACGTCTATTGTGACGTCAGAACGGCGCACAGGAACTTTGGGTCCTTTCACTTATTTCCTGCTTTTCTGCAGTGAAACGGACGCAGACCTGGATGCTGGACGCTGCAGCCCGGCCACGTCTTTAGAAACAAAACCAGATCACATGATCCTTCAccgcttttcttcttctttttagatTATTTCATCTCAGTCAAAAATCTACTTAttcatttaccatttcttcctGTGGAGAGCCTCTTCTGGCTTCACATCCCATCGCTTCCTTTCTTGCaggtttctctctctcctcatcATCACTGCTTTCACAGAGAGGAAGGGGGCGGGGCTGAGTGCAGGCAGCACACGCTGCTGGTTCCCAACGACTCTGATTTACAAACGCACACCTTCTAtacatttaattcattattatatTGAATAAactcatttttctgtttgcacGTCGACATCAGTAAACGAGGCGCGGTGTGCAGTTCGTCCCCATGTTAACCCGATTCTTTTGTCCCCGTGACAGAACAGAGGAAACCGACTCTTagtgttaaaacatttatatttctttgtcTTCAATCATCTTCCGGAGAGACCCCTGCACAGCTCAAACGCCAGCTCCAACATTTTTAGCTCCACGTGTCTTATATGATGTTATTTCTGTACTTCAGACGTCACAGTTTCAAACGTTGCTTATATTGTGTCTTATCTGTTAATACACCTGTGCACTAAGACTTCCTGTTCTTCCGTCTGCTGAGCACCTTGTGAGTCAACAGTGGCCTTGCTCTACAAGCCGTCAttattaaagtacataaaacaatcTGATAGGAAAATAAGGATACTGAGGATATTGATTTCATGACAGGCCTCAGTCTTATTGGTGGACGTCTCCCGCTGAGTCCAAACCGTCGTTAAAGAGCGTCAAACACGGATTGGCTCCCTCACATGTGCTTCCTGAGCTCGATCTCTCTCCGTTTGTAGCTCGTTCTTTGCTTCCACACTTTTTAAAAGCTGTCCTGCGTCGGGGTGCTCGCAGGGTTGAAAAGTGGCCTTGTGTTAAAGGTTGGGATGCGGTGACTCGGTCGGCGCGAGCCTCTGGTGCCTCCGAGGCGTCTGCAGCTACAAACAGACTCGCATGCCAAACCAACACCGCTTCCTCCCACGGCCCGGCGGGGAGGACGGGCTGTAGACGGAGTGACTGCGGCTCACACGGGGATCCATTTGAATCATCGTCTCACTTCCTGCTTGCTGACTGGACACGCGAAGGTCGTGTAATTTGAAGCCGTCCTCTCCTGCAGCATCCTGACTCTGTACAGAGGGAGCACTGCGACCTGACATCATCAGGGTGAAGCTTTCAGGTCACACTCGTTACCTTTGACCTTTGTGCTTTCTACTTTTGCTTTCAGTGTGACTCAGTTCAGGCACGATAGGTGCTTCACAGGGTTCAGGGGAAGATGATGAGCCGTCCGGGTGTGGCACGTCCACCGAGCGCAGAGCTTCAGCAGAGGAGGACGTTTCAGACACATCTGtggatgaaataaaagcagaaggAGCGCCTGTGGTGCTCTCAGATGTTTGCAGGTTATAACACAGGAGTAATTTAGATTTCACTGGGGGGACGGCGTACACACATCCATGATGAGACTCAGAGGGAGGCGGAGGCGGAGGCTGGAGGCTGTCGGAGGGGGGGAGGCAGACAGCGAGTCTTTGTGGTCCGCTGGACAAAGAGTGTTTCTCAGTTTGGGTTGGCGGAGGAACAGATCGGACTCGGGCGCCGCTTTGACTTCAGCTCTGCTTCTCGTTTGCAGGGAGAAGACGacatgaagctgctgctgctgctgctctgcttcgGGACGCTTCGCGTGGGTGAGTCCGAGTTCCTCCTCGCCGTAAACCAGCCAGAAGGATTCATAGCGGTTAGAAAGAGTGTGAAGCCACGATCGCTGTAAGACACCTGCTGATCCATTCAGAGGCTGACGGTCACCTCCCAGATCACTTCCTGCTGTAAACGATTAAAGTAAAAACTCTGGGGCTGAATTCTGCTTTTCcatgtttcaaatattttttctttaactagATTTAATCGTTTTTACCAGAGGAGAAAAAGTCAGTACTGGACCTGAGTATGAATGAAGTGAATCTGCCGGTGTTGATCCTGCTCTCATGTGGAGGATAATTCCAAATGTTCTGCTGAGAATATCAGTGATTCAAGAAAGCTTTGTTGTCATTCTCATGTTTACATGAGGTGAGACGAAGCTACGTACCCACGGTCCCGGTTTCCCATTAAAGCAacagaaataatgaaataatacaaACAAGTGAAGTGCAACAACCTGGGAAACTGTGGAGCAGGTATACAAGTGTAGACTGgatatatgtgatatatatatgaGTACAGCTTCAGcgttttctttaaataataaagggGGACACGTAAAGGTGTcagaaacactgctgtgttCGATCATTATGGACAAAGCTCTGATAGGCCGACAGCGTGAGCTGGGATCACGTCAGCCTGCGACCGTGTCGCTCACAGGACGAGCGCTGCCTCaataaatggttttatttataagTCAGAAACGCTGTGCGCCCGGCTGCAGGGTCGGTAGTGTTTCAGTGTTGTGTATCTGTGTATGCAGATCACATCTGTCCTGCACGTCATCAGGGCGTCAAGGCTGCTTTtggttttaaattgttttatttgttcagttTTGTGAGTCTGGAATGAGTAAAGGTCGATTTTAAGGACATTTCGGCGGTGCTCTGCCCGTCGTGGTGCTACCACACCTCCACATAAGCAGGTCAGTAGATCGCTTCGCCATCGCTGTCAGAGGTGGCACAGACTCCACAACACTATAAACTCTTAACCATAAAAACACACTGACTCGACCTTTCTCTCACACTTGTGTCCAAACACACTTCTAGGCgccgccccctgctggacattagAAGTAATGCAGGCTTCACTTGTCAGCCCTAGAAGCTTTGTCcatctttatatacagtctgtgggaTTTTCTCTTTGGAAGATGTTTTAGGGGATTTCAGTCAAATGatgatttgtgtatttattcaatatatttcatatataaTTAATGAATTGGTGAATAAATAGGTAGTAAGAACATGAAAACCTGACGTGTTGTTTCCAAAACGATAAATCTcgctcctccttctcctcgtTCTCCTTCAGGTTCTGGGCTTCGCTGCTATAAGTGCCAGGATTACACCGGACGCTGCCAGGACGTCCAGGAGTGCACGTATGAGGACTCGTGCATCTCTCTGAGTGAGAGAGGTCAGTTTAACCCAGAGTTGACCACTTCCTGTTAGCTTCGTGGTTCAGAGACTGGCCAGATTAGCTCAGAGCTATGACTCCTGTGTTATTAGTGCTGAGTCGGCTCATTTTACTTTGATGCTAAATCTTAAAAATGAAGGAcgcacttttctttttcagctccaCTCAGAATTTTCTctgtcagccaatcagatatctgtgcgtgtgtttggttttccagGTGGGAAGACCATCCGTCAGTGCATCAGGTACACGGACTGCGATAACTCCCGCCTCAGCCAGATGTTCCCGGCCATCTCCGCCTTCACGTACCGATGCTGCAGCAGCAACCTGTGCAACTCCGGCACCGCTTGCACCGCGGTCACGCCCCTGGTGGCTCTGCTGGGGTCTCTGCTGAGTGTCTGGTGGTGCTGGATGTGAAGCAGCATGTCAGTGTTTCAGCCACAGATTGTATAAAGTCGATGGATGTCTGAACAGCTAAAGTCCTTCAACCTGCTCtttctaatgaccagcagggggcgcctcCTCTGGTCCGGAGAAAATGAGCGTCCTGCTCAGCCGATCTCAGCTCAGTAAACTCGCTAATGGTCTCTGTCGCAGGTTCAGGTCTAAAActttctaaaataaaacacGAACTTGGTCCTGTTAGAGTCgcagaggagcaggaggagttTCTGTGACTGAACCGTCACAAACAGGCCCTCACTAACCAGCAGGTGACGTCACTCCAgcgacatccatcttttatatacagcctaTGATTTCATCTTTCAAAGCTAACACGAACTaaagcaaatgtaaaaaaataaaaacagctttttcacCTTGTCAGCTGATTTCTCACTTCTTATTCTGCAAATTGAACAATAAAtacgagagaaaaaaatatttaaaaaactgtgttgcttcttttttttaaagaacaaacaaaaacacatagatTCATCCGCCAGTTACATAGTCCCTCTGTGGAGGGAGATTATTCTCATGATCCACAAGCATAAACTCTGATTTATAGATGAGCTCCGTGATGTGTTGAATGTGCGCTGCACTGGTGATGACTTCAAACACTCTTAATAACAGCATTCAAACTGCAATAACTTTTGATAACGATGACCAGCTGTTTATTAGTCATCGAGCTTATATAAACAGTATGTCACAAAGGTGAGTACACGCCACACATTTTTGTAGATATTTTATCTTTTCATGGGACAACACTGAAGATATACGGAGCCAGTCTATAGGGGTTCAGGCccatgcagaacagcagtggggacagagcatctccttggtagatctcACATTTGATGCTGACTTATGCtatgggcttgaagttggcctctagtgttgtccgccacatccccattgagttcctgatgaaggctcttggGTCCTGCTGGTTTGTATAGTTCCAGGctgtccaggatccaggtgtggggcattgagtcataggccttcttgtaatccaggcagtgcacaggttggtcagcctAGTCTTGCAGTCTTGGGTGAGTGCTCTCTCTACCAGTAGTTGATGATTCGCTCCACTGGTATTcctgccaattcctttctgtgccccacttGTGTATTAAgccattattatcaggaagtcctaaaaactccctgaaaagccttcagctgatccaaaatgctgcagcaagagtcctgacagggactagaaagagagagcagatttctcctgttttggcttcctgttaaatccagaattcaaatcctgctcctcacatacaaggtcttaaataatcaggccccatcttatcttaatgaccttgtagtaccatatcaccctattagagcacttcgctctcgctctgcaggcctacttgttgttcctagagtatttaaaagtagaatgggaggcagagccttcagttttcaggcccctcttctgtggaaccagcttccagtttggattcaggagacagacactatctctactttcaagattaggcttcaaactttcctttttgctaaagcatatagttagggctggaccaggtgaccctgaatcctcccttagttatgctgcagtagacgtaggctgccgggggattcccatgatgcactgggtgtttcttcttcactcactatgtgttaacagacctctctacattgaatcatatctgttattaacctctgtctctcttccacagcatgtctttatcctgtcttccttctctcaccccaaccaatcacagcagatggccccgcccctccctgagcctggttctgctgcaggtttcttcctgttaaaagggaggtttttccttcccactgtcgccaaagtgctgctcataggctcgtatctattattgtaggatctactgtacaatataaagcaccttgaggcaactgttgttgtgatttggcgctatataaataaaatttaattgaattgaatatgcctgttcatcttagccgctatgatgcctgacaggagcttccacctggtactgaggcaggttactGGCCAGTAGTTGGATGGGACTGGTTCCTTCTGGGGGTCCCTGAGGATCTGGACTGTCCGCCGTTCAGTAAGCCATTCTGGGTggggaggttgctgtggtctgctcttAGATCCAGTAGCCACTGAGTATTGCTGTTatggttgcgtccttctcccgtACGCTCTTGCAGTATTGCtctgtctccagccttggtggtgctgtccTCATATTGGCCCCGCTTGGCactttccaaggcctcaggtatgggcAGCTTGCTgtcagtggcggtcctagcctgtttggcgccccggGTGAACACTCCCTCTGGGCGTGACTCCCTTCAGTAAGCTACATTGGTGTCTACTGTTTACTATCATAGCCAAGTGACTAACAAACGTAAACAGAAGTTTTCACTATCACTACTAATTAATGTTATCTTGTTGTATCtgtgttgtggccagtgcgatcctctctgctgctgcatgctggggcagcaggttgagggtcACAGACGCCAGCAGACTAAATAAACTGATCcacaaggccagtaatgttgtggggatggagctggactctgttagggtggtgtctgagaggcagatgttgtccaagataaagacaatgttggataacacctcccacctaCTCCATGACGTGCTGGCTGGTCACAGGAGCACGCTCAGTACGGaaggacacaggaaatcattcctgcctgtggctccctgtacaactcctccatctaacaCACTGTGAACACTGCAGTGGTCACAGCCTTTTTACAcacgcttttctactctggaaTATTCTTGTCAAAtttggctttgaacttttcttgtccatcttggttttaattttgcactccagcatgaacacaaatcccccttggatttacatcattataaatgaaaCGTGCTCTATCTGGAAGCAGCAGGCCCCGCCCCTTTCAACgggttgtgtgagactttaaatcatcgaactgtaaattataattttaaattgttattgatcctttaccccgagtcctaaagtgtcgatttattttcttactcctcttatatttattgtttgtttacttgctgtagctggagcctcgtcgtctcgaccacgatgccgccccgggcaaccgcccgtatcaaaaaccgctgcTGCTTGCTGTACTGCGTAGGCACCTCCTACATCGCACCTTTCTCCAAATTCGATAGTCGGCTACTTTTCCTCTGTGCTACCTTGATCTTGGAGTAGTCTCCTTCTCCGTGGAGGGTTCTGCTCCTTGCGGTTTCATCTTACAGCATCTCACTGATTACGTCTGTCGTGGAGTAGATCACATATATACACGTATATATTCATGTGAGGGTCGGAGCACAAACGTGAGTACATACAAATCACTTCGTTTGTAAGTATTAAATGAATAATTTCCCTTCGTACTCTGAACCTTCCATCATGCATCGTGTGTGCTGCTGTCTCACTGGTCTATTGCACCATCTAGTGTTACAGCGTGGTATTACACTAACTGAAAGCCCAGCTCAACACGAGTCTCAGATGATATCTTAAGACAAAGCGGTTATTTCTTCACAGGAAGGACCTGGAATCTGCCCTGaaatcctttcaaaataaagcttgACCTGCACTTTAAATCCAGCTTGTGGGTCACAGACAGCACAAAAaggatgataaaaaaaacatatttattaaacATCACAAATATTGAAATACATATCCAAGCCCTACAGAAGAGATCTAAAGCAGCAGGGGATGTGCTACAAACCTCAGCACTCACGGGAGTGTCTTTGTCTACAGTGTACagtacttacacacacacagggtttaATGTGACTGTTAAATCATTTAGAACTAAAGGAGGAGACAAGCACGAGGACATGAAAGGAGACAACAAGCTAAGTGTGTCCTAAAATCTCAGCAGGGTTAAGTCTATTAAAATAGTCAGCATGAACACGATGGACACAAAAACCATGTTGTGGTCAGTTTCCTGTGTCTGTTGTATGCGGTAAACGTACATTTCTAATGCGTAATATCACTAACAGGAGCTTCGACAGCATGTGTTCCATCTATAacattcagtgtttttaaaataatgttcatTTCTGTCTTCTACacaaatatttaatgttttccagCTCTGAGAAACCTTTGTGCATTGCATTGTGGGAGATCGGCATCCTTtaacacagcggtccccaacccccgggcctcggtaccggtccgtgagtcgtttggtaccgggccgcgagagtagaggctcaggtgtgaaatgtctggttttcagggtttttatcggtttccagcgttattttgttatcgtttttatcgtttactcggttttcctgggtcttttcacgagtgttatgaataaatcttctttttttcagtactagttttattttgttgtatttatccgcgacaccttaaaggccggtccatgaaaatattgtcgggcataaaccggtccatgaCGCAAataaggttggggaccgctgctttaacaGGCACATGACTGCAGTTCACCTGGGTGTGCAGCAGCGGGCGCTGTGTTCAGTCGCTTAGCTCTCCGAGCGCGTCCTCTTCGATCTGCCGTCCGATCACCTCCAACTGGACTGtctttttctgtcctttctGCTCCACCTCCTTCTCTGCTTTATCTGACTGGGCGTACCAGGGCTGAGGCGTGGAGCTGTCGTAGGCCCGCCCTCCTCTGCGGAACCCCCCTCTGCCGGCTCGAACCAGCCCCCATCCCTGCAGCTGGACGTCGGACCCTCCTTCCTGGACTCCTCTGGTTTGGTTGAGCTCCTTGGCGCTGAGAGACGACATCCGCACGGGAACCGTGTTTCCGAACTTGGAGTAGTCGACACAGTACCTGCTGTCCTCCTCCGTGATGATGGAGACGAAGCGCCTCCCCCACAGAATCTCCTCGGGTATATAGGAGGTCCGCGCCTGCATGGTGATCCCCGTCGTCTCCACCACACCTTAAAGAAGAAATAGAGGGTGCATGGAGATataaggttaaaggtcaaaaacCTGTTTGTAATGCAGTCCAGAAGTTTTATTCATTCAGTGTCGCTTTACAGCTGCAGGCGCCTGCAGGACTCTTTATAAAGTTCAAttcaaatcataacaacaggatatttctaactttagagatgttgcacaaatggaagaaagcagtcttacatatttgtttaatatgtgtgttgaaggacatgtcctggtcaaacattcaattcaattcaattcaattttatttatatagcgccaaatcacaacaaaagtcgcctcaaggcgcttcatgacatgactccaaggttcctcacagcgttactggaggccaaggtaatgccatccagagtaagaatctggttagataccatatttctaagattgtcagggccgagtacaataacctcagtttgatctgaattaagaagcagaaagttagcggccatccaggtctttatgtctttaagacattcctgcagtttaactcattggtgtgtgttatctggcttcatggacagatagagctgggtgtcatct
This Astatotilapia calliptera chromosome 7, fAstCal1.2, whole genome shotgun sequence DNA region includes the following protein-coding sequences:
- the cd59b gene encoding CD59 glycoprotein, with amino-acid sequence MKLLLLLLCFGTLRVGSGLRCYKCQDYTGRCQDVQECTYEDSCISLSERGGKTIRQCIRYTDCDNSRLSQMFPAISAFTYRCCSSNLCNSGTACTAVTPLVALLGSLLSVWWCWM